The Leishmania mexicana MHOM/GT/2001/U1103 complete genome, chromosome 6 genome includes a region encoding these proteins:
- a CDS encoding putative 20S proteasome beta 6 subunit, which yields MIEDHAEYGHNHYPQKLASSTLTLPQQGAKQQQWSPYQDNGGTTAAIAGKGFVILAGDTRLNGDYCLHCRHDQSKIFQLTPYTYMASNGMQADRVQLQQMLKYRVKWYQYNNGGKVPPTKAIAQLMSTMLYHRRFFPYYTFNMIVGLDEEGNGVCYSYDAVGSTEPFLYGTRGSAASFLEPVLDCLINRQHMTAQAPPEMTKEETLAMLKNAFTGAAERDIYTGDSVSFFIITKDGVQRESFELRKD from the coding sequence ATGATCGAGGACCACGCCGAGTACGGGCACAACCACTACCCCCAGAAGCTGGCTAGCTCTACCCTCAccctgccgcagcagggggcgaagcagcagcagtggagCCCCTACCAGGACAATGGCGGCACGACGGCTGCTATCGCTGGCAAAGGCTTCGTCATCCTCGCTGGTGACACTCGCCTGAACGGCGACTACTGCCTTCACTGCCGACATGATCAGAGCAAGATCTTCCAGCTGACGCCTTACACGTACATGGCGAGCAACGGCATGCAGGCCGACCGggtgcagctccagcagaTGCTCAAGTACCGCGTCAAGTGGTACCAGTACAACAACGGCGGTAAGGTGCCGCCGACCAAGGCGATTGCACAACTCATGTCCACGATGCTGTACCACCGTCGCTTCTTCCCGTACTACACGTTCAATATGATCGTTGGTCTGGATGAGGAGGGGAACGGCGTGTGCTACAGCTACGACGCCGTCGGCTCAACGGAGCCCTTCCTGTACGGCACCCGGGGTAGCGCGGCCAGCTTCTTGGAGCCGGTGCTCGACTGCCTCATCAACCGCCAACATATGACCGCCCAGGCGCCGCCGGAGATGACGAAGGAGGAGACGCTGGCGATGCTGAAGAACGCCTTCACCGGCGCAGCCGAGCGCGACATTTACACGGGCGACTCTGTCTCCTTCTTCATCATCACGAAGGACGGCGTGCAGCGGGAGAGCTTCGAGCTGCGCAAGGACtga